The DNA region AACAATGAGGCACTAAGGAATCATTCATCGGAACAACTAAGCAGCTATCTTAAATAGCAAACAGGAGAAATAAAAATTTACTTAGAATGCTCATCTGTTGGCTCCAATTAAGCCAGAACgtaatcttttttcttttctgttttgtaaTGTGTATGTTACAACAAAAATTCCCTTGGAAGTGGTAAACATAAAGTAAGAAAAGAATATATTAATGTTCTTCGTCCAAAACTAATGAAAGAATAGATTTGAATACCCACTATGCTCAGCAATAACCTATACCTCTCAAAGAAATTAAGGAAATGTGGAAAACGTATAACTATAGACCATAGTTATTTATGCACATCAATTTTTAGTCATTTGGATCCATTTCTTCGTCTTGATCCCAGATTTGACTCTGATTAGTTTTACCCTCACTTTTGTCAGATTCATCAACAAAGTCATTACTTTCATAATCTGGCTCATCATCTTCAGATTTGGTGCCTTCTTTCAGTACAGAACCTGCCATATTTGCGCGCTGCATCCACTTGGGACACTGGTCTTCATCTCCATAGAGATACCGGCCGTTCTGACCTCTAACGTGATTTACAACCTTGGAAGATGCTATTCTACAAGAGCATTCCGGAAGTGGATGGGAAAGGAACACTGCCGGTTTTGACAGGAGAGATTGCCTTATGAGTCCTTCTTCGGCTAAACTTCTGTTTAGATGTTCTTGCACTAAAATTGTCCAATTATGTTTGGGATGGTACATATTTTCCCGAGTTATGTTGAAAAGTTCTGCAACTACTTTCCTGTAAAATACCGAACAAAGTACTGTCACAATAAATGCAAATTTAGGAGATACACAACTGCAGCAGAATCCACCAGACTCTTTACCTAAGGACTAAGATGCAGATATGCAGGAAAACACTCAAGGAATCAAAGTGACGCAGTAAAGGATGAACATTCAAAATGCACGTATATTCAAATGAGGGTATACCATAAAATTTTATAatgattattattttaattaatgcatGGAACAAGTTCAAGAATCTTCAAAAGGAACAGGAAAGTACCAGAGACATGCAGATGTGTTGCTCATGGATGTCTGAAATAGGACATAAGATTTTAAGTTTTCCGTAGATAAAAATATGTTCTAAAGTCACTCTAAATTATTATTAAGAAATGGAGTAATGATGTAAATACGGTTCATCTTCCCTACACTTTTACCCTTTCCCCCGCCTGGCCCTGGCCCAGAAAGCAACAGATCCTCCAACTATATGTCATGTTATGCATGCTATTCAACTAGTGACCTAGAAAATTTGGTTCCTTTGAAAAATCAGGAGGTTTAATTCTTTTGATGAAACTGCCATATGTCCTATACAAATATCAACCAATTGATTTCAACTGCAAGGTGCATTTTACCTGTCTGGTCGGTATGTTCTTGAAGCAGCAGTCTCATAAAGTCGATGTCCCATGACCAGGCTTGAAAAATCTGGCCATCCACTAGCATCATTGTTAAATCCAGGAAAGAAGGCATCTGCCTCTAAAGAAACGATGTAATCTAGTGCATCCCAAAGTAACCTATGCGCTCTCATCCTCAGATCCAAGGGTGAAGGATCAGGCTCTATTGGCGTCTCAGTGATCCAAGCATACCAACCTTCTTTTTCATGTTGATAAATTGGTCTATCTGGAGGGGGAGGAAGAGGCCTAGGACGAGGACCAGCCCTCTTCCATTCATCTGTAAGTACTTTCTGACTTTTTGCAGGAGGTGCTCGATATGACTTTGGAATAAGAGATGTTTCCGGTCCAAACAACTCAGACAACTCTCTTTCACTACACAAGGAAGTGTGATCCACAGTATTGGTAAACATGGCTCGCAAAGGAATTAAAACGCGTTGACCTCCAAATGTTTCAGAACCGGCAACGTAGATAATTGTTTTGGCAGGATAACCCATTACTCGAAGGAGAATGCCAACCTGCAAAAGTCAAAATAATAACCACCTCCCAGgagtaaaattttgaaatttcaaaatacaATTCATCTTTGTGCACATAATTAGAAGCAATGCTCTCAAAGGCCACATTACTCATGCAACAtagataattgtaaaattggtcAACCTAGTAGACGCTGAGATTCCCTCAAATGGGAGTCCTCAG from Arachis hypogaea cultivar Tifrunner chromosome 10, arahy.Tifrunner.gnm2.J5K5, whole genome shotgun sequence includes:
- the LOC112715684 gene encoding protein EMBRYO SAC DEVELOPMENT ARREST 30, yielding MAFITKIKWVVLSVITLSLASIIIHLSLAKFWAVNIVQYKAMPSLPENFVPTSGGQVIKNKKLWGSIQSLEALQPYANARSNYSAPKDQSNRFIYAKVFGGFANIRSSICDLVAVARFLNATLIIPEIQESTRSKGISSKFNSFSYIYNVDQFIAYLKNDVNIARTLPEGLMERRRKNEIPSFKTTSSASPDFYLDQILPKLKQSKVIGLIITNGGALQSILPPGMEDIQRLRCRVAFHALEFRPEIQRLGRRMVHKLRAYGQPFLVYHPGLLRDTLAYNGCGELFQDVHTELIQHRRAQMIKDKILKGELNVNSHLQRDKGLCPLMPEEVGILLRVMGYPAKTIIYVAGSETFGGQRVLIPLRAMFTNTVDHTSLCSERELSELFGPETSLIPKSYRAPPAKSQKVLTDEWKRAGPRPRPLPPPPDRPIYQHEKEGWYAWITETPIEPDPSPLDLRMRAHRLLWDALDYIVSLEADAFFPGFNNDASGWPDFSSLVMGHRLYETAASRTYRPDRKVVAELFNITRENMYHPKHNWTILVQEHLNRSLAEEGLIRQSLLSKPAVFLSHPLPECSCRIASSKVVNHVRGQNGRYLYGDEDQCPKWMQRANMAGSVLKEGTKSEDDEPDYESNDFVDESDKSEGKTNQSQIWDQDEEMDPND